Proteins encoded within one genomic window of Phototrophicus methaneseepsis:
- a CDS encoding heavy metal-responsive transcriptional regulator, producing MLKIGDLSEQTGVSTEAIRYYERIGLIPEPQRADNGYRVYTQSDVERLNFVRRARALDIALDEIDEILAFRERNEPPCSHVMMVMERRIEEIENRIRDLQRVRDEIKRLHEAGKQLPEDVQMKTCVCHLIQTGIQEKAENDE from the coding sequence ATGTTAAAGATAGGCGACTTAAGTGAACAAACCGGTGTCAGCACCGAAGCCATTCGTTACTACGAACGCATTGGTTTAATACCGGAACCACAACGGGCAGACAACGGATACCGCGTGTATACGCAATCCGATGTAGAACGACTCAATTTCGTTCGGCGGGCGCGTGCGTTGGACATCGCACTGGATGAAATTGATGAAATTCTTGCCTTTCGTGAACGGAATGAACCCCCGTGTTCCCACGTCATGATGGTGATGGAACGTCGAATCGAAGAAATCGAAAATCGAATACGAGATTTACAGCGTGTGCGAGATGAAATTAAACGTCTTCATGAAGCAGGCAAGCAACTTCCCGAAGATGTGCAGATGAAGACTTGTGTGTGCCACCTTATCCAGACAGGTATTCAAGAGAAAGCAGAGAACGATGAGTAA
- a CDS encoding cytochrome c biogenesis CcdA family protein — MTIAALSFAFSAGMLASVNPCGFAMLPTFITFYLTDDSNQKQELSDRLLRALWLGILVTLGFIIVFVVAGFVLSLSGRLLITVTPWLGVFIGVLLIGLGLWTLLGKSLTVVIPLPDWEIRSQSPRGMFLYGVAYALVSLSCTLPVFLSVFAGALASNDWLATGSLFVAFSFGMGMVVTTLALATALFQTTVTKQLRRLMPYVKMLSAIALIIAGSYLVYYQVVLNPFLI; from the coding sequence ATGACAATCGCAGCCCTTTCCTTCGCTTTTTCGGCTGGAATGTTAGCCAGCGTCAATCCCTGTGGATTTGCCATGCTACCAACATTCATCACGTTTTATCTAACCGACGACAGCAACCAGAAACAAGAACTAAGTGATCGCCTACTTCGTGCGCTTTGGCTCGGAATTTTGGTCACACTGGGCTTCATCATTGTTTTCGTTGTTGCGGGTTTTGTTCTTTCGCTGAGTGGGCGCTTGTTGATTACCGTCACACCCTGGCTGGGGGTGTTTATCGGTGTGTTATTGATTGGTCTTGGCTTATGGACGTTATTAGGGAAAAGCTTGACGGTTGTCATTCCCCTACCTGACTGGGAGATTCGTAGCCAGAGTCCGCGTGGGATGTTTCTCTACGGCGTAGCATACGCGCTGGTGTCTCTAAGTTGCACCCTGCCCGTTTTTCTTTCTGTATTTGCTGGTGCATTAGCATCCAATGACTGGCTGGCAACGGGAAGTCTATTCGTAGCCTTCAGTTTTGGAATGGGCATGGTCGTGACCACCCTAGCACTGGCAACCGCGCTATTTCAAACCACCGTCACAAAACAACTTCGGCGCTTGATGCCCTACGTCAAAATGCTCAGTGCCATCGCGTTGATAATTGCTGGTAGTTACCTTGTTTACTATCAAGTCGTCTTGAATCCGTTTCTAATTTAA
- a CDS encoding DUF3237 family protein, which yields MTTKTTTLNHLFDADMTVRSQEVKDAVTSPEGKVGKYMGGGDGEVTGQINGKMYWDLYEDMDGDVCLTNFAGKIETEDGATIRFDARGHGKVVNPERPNDWVMVYGVKFETGDEHYNWLNATLGVWEGEFSMETYKHNYRIYANRYD from the coding sequence ATGACAACAAAAACAACAACGCTCAACCATCTTTTTGACGCAGATATGACCGTTCGCAGTCAAGAGGTCAAAGATGCAGTGACTTCACCGGAAGGCAAAGTCGGCAAATACATGGGCGGAGGCGACGGCGAAGTGACCGGTCAAATCAATGGCAAAATGTACTGGGATTTGTACGAAGATATGGACGGAGATGTATGCTTGACGAATTTTGCGGGCAAAATCGAAACTGAAGATGGTGCTACGATTAGGTTTGATGCGCGGGGTCACGGCAAAGTCGTCAACCCTGAAAGACCCAACGACTGGGTAATGGTCTATGGCGTGAAATTCGAGACCGGAGATGAACACTACAACTGGTTGAACGCAACGCTGGGTGTCTGGGAAGGTGAGTTCAGTATGGAAACATACAAACACAACTACCGCATCTATGCAAACCGATATGATTAG
- a CDS encoding ribbon-helix-helix protein, CopG family, translating to MSDSISRDYSFTVRLSPEEKAELEQLADRFKLDKSATVRRALQLTLATSKSILSETGLFVPLRAEELAFPVRLSGKDADGR from the coding sequence ATGAGCGATAGCATAAGCCGCGATTACAGCTTTACGGTGCGCCTGTCACCGGAAGAGAAGGCAGAACTAGAGCAATTGGCAGACCGTTTCAAGCTGGATAAATCGGCAACGGTGCGACGTGCCTTGCAGTTGACGCTTGCCACCAGCAAAAGCATCCTGAGCGAAACGGGTCTCTTTGTGCCGTTGCGGGCGGAAGAACTGGCATTCCCTGTGCGTTTGAGTGGAAAGGATGCCGATGGCAGATAG
- a CDS encoding heavy-metal-associated domain-containing protein translates to MEDATQRFKIEGMTCSSCAFHAEKALQKIDGVKAAFVDSWHKGRAELVSKGGHVPISEIEQALAEAGYQYAEIDPNELEEPISNGSISTLLLIVLMLIGFGLIAFVFLNNRQSLPLNIGNVDVNAQVSAEGSILPVISTNNAPDDMSFSSNGEAPLVNAVGEVHIPDPDKAVTVVLAGLAGCSTCGVEAQYLSNILDDYGSQNLRIVFVDVYNWSGSDNLAWFANVLDATNLTWAVDTTDTFRDTYAVDVDSTLIMNREGNILYRDNFITEEATLREQIDLALQQSG, encoded by the coding sequence ATGGAAGACGCAACACAACGATTCAAAATTGAAGGTATGACCTGTTCAAGTTGTGCATTCCACGCTGAAAAAGCCCTTCAGAAAATTGACGGTGTAAAAGCGGCGTTTGTGGATAGCTGGCATAAGGGTCGTGCTGAACTTGTTTCAAAAGGTGGACATGTGCCTATTTCTGAAATTGAACAGGCTCTAGCGGAAGCGGGTTATCAGTATGCGGAAATAGACCCCAACGAGCTAGAAGAACCGATTAGCAACGGTTCGATATCCACCCTGTTACTGATTGTTTTGATGCTCATCGGTTTTGGGCTTATAGCCTTTGTTTTTTTGAATAATCGCCAATCTTTACCCCTTAATATTGGGAATGTTGATGTCAATGCTCAGGTTTCCGCAGAGGGAAGCATACTGCCAGTCATTTCAACCAACAACGCGCCGGACGATATGAGCTTTTCTAGCAATGGTGAAGCTCCCCTTGTGAATGCAGTTGGCGAAGTACATATTCCCGACCCGGACAAGGCTGTTACTGTTGTTCTGGCGGGTCTTGCTGGATGCAGCACCTGTGGTGTTGAAGCGCAATATCTGTCAAATATTTTGGACGACTATGGTTCGCAAAACCTCCGCATTGTTTTTGTTGATGTTTACAACTGGTCAGGTTCAGATAATTTAGCATGGTTCGCCAATGTGTTGGACGCAACAAACCTGACCTGGGCAGTTGATACAACCGATACATTTCGAGATACCTATGCAGTTGATGTCGATTCAACACTCATCATGAACCGCGAGGGCAATATTCTTTATCGCGACAATTTCATCACTGAAGAAGCAACCCTGCGTGAACAAATTGACCTGGCATTGCAACAATCAGGCTAA
- the merB gene encoding alkylmercury lyase MerB has product MTITMKKLTFEDIKQAWLQRHPPVSVEQYQLADTLLRLLSEGNPVSAERYAEIVNLPVEHIRESFKQAKISGAEFDEDGNLIGNALTLKPTRHHFNVEDKELYAWCSLDTLFLPGLIGKTAQVESTDPITGESISLTISPEGVSNLSPATAVSSIVVPGMTANCESCVPNQTGPESAVCSQMHYFASRESAEKWVQNHPDVAILTVHEAFELAQEVWLEQRAKASQNPSTDSHPLQDNHNDNCCTS; this is encoded by the coding sequence ATGACTATTACAATGAAAAAGTTAACATTTGAAGATATCAAGCAGGCATGGTTACAACGACATCCGCCAGTTTCTGTAGAACAATATCAGCTCGCTGATACCCTTTTGCGCTTACTATCAGAAGGAAACCCGGTTTCTGCGGAGCGATATGCAGAGATTGTCAATCTGCCAGTTGAACATATTCGTGAGAGCTTCAAACAAGCAAAAATCAGCGGCGCAGAGTTTGACGAGGATGGAAACTTGATCGGCAATGCGCTCACCTTGAAACCGACCCGTCATCACTTCAATGTGGAAGACAAAGAACTCTATGCCTGGTGTTCGCTTGATACCCTGTTCTTACCTGGACTGATTGGCAAAACGGCTCAGGTGGAATCGACTGACCCCATCACGGGTGAATCTATCTCACTTACCATATCACCGGAAGGCGTAAGCAATCTTTCGCCTGCTACTGCCGTATCAAGTATTGTCGTTCCCGGTATGACCGCTAATTGTGAAAGCTGTGTCCCCAACCAGACAGGTCCCGAAAGCGCGGTCTGTAGTCAGATGCACTATTTCGCATCACGCGAGTCAGCAGAAAAATGGGTGCAAAATCACCCCGATGTCGCCATTCTGACAGTACATGAAGCATTCGAACTGGCGCAGGAAGTATGGCTAGAGCAACGAGCCAAAGCCAGTCAAAATCCATCAACGGATAGTCATCCACTTCAAGACAATCATAACGATAATTGCTGTACATCATAA
- the merA gene encoding mercury(II) reductase, producing MSKQQIELGISGMTCASCDKHVSHAIAEVAGVESVNIPNWQSAKATVVASDNVSVDSLISAVEQAGYGAVLRERIALRDQDNAEQQEFNLGIGGMTCASCDKHVKHALEAVDGVESVDIPGWQSGKASVVASKNVNADVLVQAVTDAGYSATVQSQMPIHVQDMEIQNGNSSSDFDLLVIGGGSGGFAAAITASSLGKRVGMINGGTIGGTCVNVGCVPSKALIRAAEAWHTAGHHPFKGITTTQTDLDWKTIRAEKDALVGSLRQSKYIDVLSAYPDVTFIEGYATFQEDGSVQVGDTRYTADRYIIATGAHPRILPIAGTEEAEPLNSTTLMDLEELPESLIILGGRAVALELGQTMARLGVNVLILQRSSRLIPDHEPEIGRAIQDYLEHEGIGVITGVQIEQLERDGETRIIHARVMGQVREFRADQILMATGREPNTASLALEHVGVETDKGGFIKINSYQQTSNPRIFAVGDVTTNPEFVYVAAAAGGIAANNALTGSQKPLDLSALPEVIFTDPQIAMVGLTEAQAREAGYEIRTSTIGLEHVPRALAARDTRGLIKIVAETGTGRILGVHVIAAEGGEVIQTATLAVKFGLTIDNLTDTLFPYLTQVEGLKLAALTFDKDVSMLSCCAV from the coding sequence ATGAGTAAACAACAAATTGAATTGGGCATTAGTGGTATGACCTGTGCAAGTTGCGATAAGCATGTTTCCCACGCCATTGCTGAAGTTGCAGGCGTTGAATCTGTGAATATTCCAAATTGGCAGTCGGCTAAAGCTACCGTTGTTGCTAGCGACAATGTTTCAGTAGATAGCCTGATCTCGGCGGTTGAACAGGCTGGCTACGGCGCGGTTTTACGCGAGAGGATTGCATTACGTGATCAGGACAATGCTGAGCAACAGGAGTTCAATCTCGGCATCGGTGGAATGACCTGTGCTAGTTGTGATAAGCATGTAAAACACGCGCTTGAAGCTGTGGACGGTGTAGAAAGCGTTGATATACCCGGTTGGCAGTCTGGAAAAGCAAGCGTTGTCGCATCGAAAAATGTAAACGCCGACGTTCTGGTACAGGCTGTAACTGATGCGGGCTATTCGGCAACAGTACAGAGTCAGATGCCAATTCATGTGCAAGATATGGAAATCCAGAACGGCAATAGCTCCAGTGATTTTGATTTGCTGGTTATTGGTGGTGGTTCGGGTGGTTTTGCGGCAGCAATAACAGCTAGCAGTCTGGGCAAACGAGTCGGCATGATTAACGGTGGAACAATTGGCGGAACATGCGTCAATGTCGGTTGTGTTCCAAGTAAAGCGCTCATTCGTGCTGCTGAAGCATGGCATACTGCTGGACATCATCCGTTCAAAGGCATCACGACAACACAAACTGATCTGGATTGGAAAACCATCCGTGCTGAGAAAGACGCACTGGTAGGTAGTCTACGGCAAAGTAAATACATAGATGTGCTTTCGGCATATCCAGATGTGACCTTTATTGAAGGCTATGCCACGTTTCAGGAAGATGGCTCAGTACAGGTTGGCGATACACGGTACACAGCAGACCGCTACATCATCGCAACGGGCGCACACCCGCGCATATTGCCTATTGCGGGTACTGAAGAAGCGGAGCCGCTCAATAGCACGACACTTATGGATTTAGAAGAATTGCCAGAGTCACTGATAATCCTTGGAGGACGTGCGGTTGCTCTGGAATTGGGGCAAACAATGGCACGATTGGGTGTGAATGTGTTAATTCTCCAACGGAGTTCTCGTTTGATTCCCGATCATGAACCGGAGATCGGACGAGCGATTCAGGATTATCTGGAACATGAAGGCATCGGTGTCATTACAGGTGTACAGATTGAGCAATTAGAACGTGACGGGGAAACTCGTATTATTCATGCGCGGGTTATGGGTCAGGTTCGTGAATTTAGGGCTGACCAGATTCTGATGGCAACCGGACGTGAGCCGAACACTGCCAGCTTAGCCTTGGAGCATGTTGGTGTTGAAACGGATAAAGGTGGCTTCATCAAGATTAATTCCTATCAGCAGACAAGCAACCCAAGAATTTTCGCGGTTGGTGATGTAACAACCAATCCTGAATTTGTCTATGTTGCCGCCGCAGCAGGTGGCATTGCTGCTAACAATGCTCTGACAGGTTCACAAAAACCACTGGATTTATCTGCACTACCTGAAGTCATCTTTACCGACCCACAAATCGCAATGGTTGGCTTGACCGAAGCGCAAGCGCGTGAAGCTGGATATGAAATTCGTACCAGTACGATTGGCTTAGAGCATGTGCCGCGTGCCCTGGCTGCCCGTGATACTCGTGGTCTCATCAAAATTGTTGCGGAAACCGGAACAGGACGCATCCTGGGAGTGCATGTAATCGCTGCGGAAGGTGGTGAAGTTATTCAGACAGCAACTTTAGCCGTCAAATTTGGACTGACGATTGACAACCTAACAGATACGTTATTCCCCTATTTGACACAAGTTGAAGGTCTCAAATTGGCAGCTCTGACATTCGATAAAGATGTCTCAATGCTTTCGTGCTGTGCCGTGTAG
- a CDS encoding TlpA family protein disulfide reductase gives MAKKRKQRTQQKKRINVGLVVGVMILFGIAIFLLVRSFSGLDSLSNPIAEGDVAPSFTLASLTGESVTVPDTTRQATVIFSMAYWCGTCIPEARALTQLQEEYGDALRIVLVDMDPSSSPQNLQQFIQAVGPNDLTWTFDPDGEFSRIYGIRVLDTTIILNENGREAYRDAYPTSYDTLRTELARIIDL, from the coding sequence ATGGCAAAAAAGAGAAAACAGAGAACACAACAGAAGAAACGAATAAACGTTGGTCTAGTTGTAGGTGTCATGATTCTTTTTGGTATCGCAATCTTTTTGCTGGTGCGGAGTTTCAGCGGGCTTGATTCCCTGAGTAATCCAATTGCTGAGGGGGATGTGGCACCATCTTTCACATTAGCATCGTTGACGGGCGAATCGGTCACTGTGCCGGATACGACACGACAGGCAACAGTCATCTTTTCAATGGCGTATTGGTGTGGTACCTGTATTCCTGAAGCACGTGCGCTGACACAATTACAAGAAGAATATGGCGATGCGTTGCGTATTGTTCTGGTAGATATGGATCCTTCCAGTTCACCGCAGAACCTCCAGCAGTTTATTCAGGCAGTTGGTCCAAATGATTTGACATGGACTTTTGATCCAGATGGTGAATTTAGTCGTATCTATGGGATCCGTGTTCTGGATACAACAATTATCTTGAATGAGAATGGGCGCGAAGCCTATCGAGACGCATATCCAACGTCTTATGATACGTTAAGAACCGAATTAGCGAGGATTATTGATTTATGA
- a CDS encoding thioredoxin family protein encodes MASHSHVEQKETSSGSRHWVTATLFILMIVGFFVTAGVFLKNRQALPVSIGAVNEQVPVSYNPPVVAESNLDTVNTTSVTNSMQNLTDETETVEVATRNPVFLTVISTDQADEIIPPQALNYDPANRIDVPTWELEIPNPEMPITVFLAGTTGCSTCAIEAQSLRQVAQELQNPNLEIVVVDIYPYVGAEGLAWFAGAINATDLTWAMDQNSTFMNTYQLALDTTLIMNSNGDVLYRDDVITPYETLREQIELALNQT; translated from the coding sequence ATGGCATCCCACTCGCATGTTGAACAGAAAGAAACTTCGTCTGGAAGTAGGCACTGGGTCACCGCTACTTTGTTCATCCTGATGATCGTCGGCTTTTTTGTCACGGCTGGTGTGTTCTTAAAAAACCGTCAGGCACTCCCCGTTAGCATCGGGGCGGTAAATGAACAGGTGCCTGTATCCTACAATCCGCCTGTGGTTGCAGAATCCAATCTCGATACCGTGAATACAACGTCGGTAACAAACTCTATGCAGAATTTAACAGATGAGACTGAAACAGTAGAAGTTGCTACCCGCAATCCAGTGTTTCTTACGGTCATTTCGACGGATCAAGCCGATGAGATTATCCCTCCTCAGGCTCTGAATTACGACCCTGCCAATCGTATTGATGTGCCGACATGGGAGCTGGAAATTCCCAATCCAGAGATGCCGATTACGGTATTTCTCGCCGGAACAACGGGCTGTTCGACCTGTGCAATAGAAGCACAATCACTTCGACAGGTTGCACAGGAGCTACAAAATCCTAATTTAGAAATCGTTGTTGTGGATATCTATCCTTATGTTGGTGCTGAAGGACTGGCATGGTTTGCAGGAGCTATCAATGCCACCGACCTAACCTGGGCAATGGATCAAAACAGCACTTTCATGAATACCTATCAACTTGCTCTGGACACTACGCTCATCATGAACAGCAACGGAGATGTCCTCTATCGTGATGATGTCATCACACCCTATGAGACTTTACGCGAGCAGATTGAACTAGCCTTAAATCAAACATGA
- a CDS encoding dihydrolipoyl dehydrogenase family protein, with protein MVKEFDVIVIGVGMAGLNIARRTRAAGKSVAVVDELPYGGTCMLRGCDPKKVLVGAAEVIDWQRRMQGNGIVGQAQIDWGELMQFKRTFTDNPPKMLEKSLSKSGITTLYGSAQFIDENTLQIGDETFVGENIVIATGAKPRPLGISGEEFVATSTDFLELEELPERLVFIGGGYISFEFAHIANRAGAQVTILHRGNRPLEGFDADLVAELTTATEELGIDVQLQVEVTAVEQSNEGYVVQTADGLRFDADLVIHGAGRVPAIDNLNLEKAGIEFGSQGIIVNEYLQSISNPAIYAAGDVAATDGIPLTPVAVTEGIVVANNILNGNERSADYTGTPSVVFTIPALARVGLTEAEASEQGLKFTVNHQQTSSWYSSRRTNEKHTGFKVLVEEGTERILGAHLLGAHAGEVINMFVLAIRHNLTASDLKRTIYVHPAESSDISYMV; from the coding sequence ATGGTAAAGGAATTTGACGTAATTGTAATTGGTGTTGGCATGGCGGGGCTGAATATTGCCCGTCGGACACGAGCGGCAGGTAAATCCGTGGCTGTTGTCGATGAACTGCCATATGGTGGAACCTGTATGCTACGCGGCTGTGACCCCAAAAAAGTGCTGGTTGGTGCAGCCGAAGTGATTGACTGGCAGCGTCGGATGCAGGGGAATGGTATTGTCGGGCAAGCTCAAATTGATTGGGGTGAATTGATGCAATTCAAACGCACATTCACCGATAATCCGCCCAAAATGCTGGAAAAATCCTTATCAAAAAGTGGGATCACTACCCTCTATGGTTCAGCACAATTCATTGATGAAAATACGCTACAAATTGGTGATGAAACATTTGTCGGGGAAAACATTGTGATTGCAACAGGCGCAAAGCCAAGACCTTTGGGTATTTCTGGTGAAGAATTTGTAGCAACCAGCACCGATTTTCTTGAACTTGAGGAGTTACCAGAGCGTCTAGTATTTATTGGCGGTGGTTATATTTCTTTTGAATTTGCCCACATTGCTAATCGAGCAGGCGCACAAGTGACCATCTTACATCGTGGAAACCGTCCTTTAGAGGGATTTGACGCTGATTTAGTAGCAGAGTTGACAACCGCAACCGAAGAACTTGGTATTGATGTTCAATTACAAGTCGAAGTGACAGCGGTAGAACAATCCAACGAGGGTTACGTAGTTCAAACAGCAGATGGATTACGTTTTGATGCTGATTTAGTAATACATGGCGCAGGACGTGTTCCAGCTATTGATAATCTCAATCTTGAGAAAGCTGGAATTGAATTTGGTAGTCAGGGCATCATTGTCAATGAATATCTACAAAGCATTTCCAATCCAGCGATTTATGCGGCAGGGGATGTCGCTGCAACAGACGGGATTCCCTTAACCCCTGTCGCTGTCACAGAGGGCATTGTCGTAGCGAACAACATTCTGAATGGCAACGAACGTAGTGCTGACTACACTGGCACGCCGAGCGTTGTTTTTACGATACCAGCTCTGGCACGGGTGGGTCTCACCGAAGCAGAAGCGAGTGAACAAGGTTTAAAATTCACAGTGAATCACCAGCAAACTTCCAGTTGGTATTCATCGCGCCGCACCAACGAGAAACATACAGGGTTCAAGGTGCTGGTTGAAGAAGGCACAGAGCGCATTCTCGGCGCTCACCTGTTAGGCGCACATGCCGGAGAAGTCATCAATATGTTCGTGCTGGCGATCCGTCATAATCTGACCGCATCCGATCTCAAGCGCACGATATATGTGCATCCAGCCGAATCGAGCGACATTAGCTACATGGTGTAA
- the topA gene encoding type I DNA topoisomerase gives MKLVIVESPAKAKKIAHFLGDGWQVEACRGHVRDLPETELGVDIDADFRPQYQVLAGKGNLVKKLVKAIREADAVYLATDPDREGEAIAWHLLALAGNLKDKPVYRSAFNAITESAVKAALAEPRSLDQSLVEAQSVRRIVDRLVGYLVSPLACKALNGRLSAGRVQSVALRLVVEREREIEAFKVESFWTLKAILEANDSRFEAKLHRLKDADVKFNAREQAEKLVGLLQSASFRVNKAGQTLKLRNPLPPFTTSSLQQAAAKGLGLSPEKTMQLAQTLYEQGRITYHRTDGVSVAVEAQQAAGLLILKDYGTEYLPETPPVYKTRTANAQEAHEGIRPTDVSHLPEANDGDAAKLYALIWKRFVASQMAPARYTVTAALIHAGKAVDKPFPLIFKAQGRVLDFDGFLRVYEEPDDVDQSEAEDSGAVPALKDGQTLHLVELPIDEGQTRPPARFSEAALVQKLEAVGVGRPSTFASMLKVIKDKKYVALKQKRLQPTETGTQLNDFVVERFPQVFDVAYTARLETALDRVANDDLSRSDLLSAFWRGFQPQLKAATEYTLTQMKARPQAKPIGETCPECDADLVERQGSNGVFVGCSAYPKCSYTRNVEHKPLVLHPVED, from the coding sequence ATGAAACTGGTCATCGTAGAATCACCCGCGAAAGCAAAGAAAATCGCACATTTTCTTGGAGACGGTTGGCAGGTGGAAGCCTGTCGCGGTCATGTCCGTGATTTACCAGAAACCGAACTGGGCGTGGACATCGACGCGGATTTCCGTCCGCAGTATCAGGTGCTGGCAGGCAAAGGGAATCTGGTTAAGAAACTGGTCAAAGCGATTCGGGAAGCGGATGCCGTCTATCTGGCTACCGATCCAGACCGTGAGGGTGAAGCCATTGCCTGGCACTTGCTGGCATTGGCAGGCAATCTTAAAGATAAACCTGTTTATCGCTCGGCGTTCAATGCCATCACCGAAAGTGCGGTTAAAGCAGCACTTGCAGAACCTCGTTCCTTAGATCAATCGCTGGTTGAAGCGCAATCTGTGCGACGTATTGTGGATCGACTGGTGGGTTATCTGGTTTCGCCACTGGCTTGCAAAGCTCTCAACGGACGTTTGTCAGCAGGACGAGTACAAAGTGTTGCCCTGCGTCTTGTGGTCGAACGTGAACGCGAGATCGAAGCATTCAAGGTAGAAAGTTTCTGGACGTTAAAGGCTATTCTGGAAGCCAATGACAGTCGTTTTGAAGCGAAGTTGCACCGTCTGAAAGATGCGGATGTCAAATTCAATGCGCGTGAACAGGCAGAGAAACTTGTCGGTTTGCTTCAATCTGCGAGTTTCCGGGTGAATAAGGCAGGACAAACGCTCAAACTGCGAAATCCGCTGCCACCTTTCACCACCTCGTCTTTGCAACAGGCGGCGGCAAAGGGATTGGGACTCTCACCTGAAAAGACCATGCAACTCGCCCAGACACTCTATGAACAGGGTCGGATTACCTATCACCGTACCGACGGCGTATCTGTCGCAGTCGAAGCGCAACAAGCGGCTGGTTTGCTGATTTTGAAGGATTATGGCACAGAGTATCTGCCTGAAACACCACCTGTCTATAAAACCAGAACTGCCAATGCACAGGAAGCACATGAGGGAATTCGTCCAACCGATGTTTCGCACTTGCCTGAAGCTAACGATGGTGATGCCGCGAAGCTTTATGCCCTGATCTGGAAACGTTTTGTCGCATCGCAGATGGCTCCTGCCCGTTATACCGTCACTGCTGCGTTAATCCATGCGGGCAAAGCAGTGGATAAACCCTTTCCGCTGATCTTCAAGGCACAGGGGCGGGTGCTGGACTTTGATGGTTTCCTGCGTGTCTATGAAGAACCCGACGATGTGGATCAGAGCGAAGCTGAAGATAGTGGTGCAGTCCCTGCACTCAAAGACGGGCAAACACTCCATCTGGTCGAACTGCCGATTGATGAAGGACAAACCCGTCCACCTGCCCGTTTCAGCGAAGCGGCACTGGTGCAAAAACTGGAAGCTGTGGGCGTAGGACGTCCATCGACCTTTGCTTCCATGCTGAAAGTGATCAAAGACAAAAAATATGTCGCGCTCAAACAGAAACGTCTGCAACCGACTGAGACAGGTACGCAACTCAATGATTTTGTGGTGGAACGTTTCCCGCAGGTCTTTGATGTGGCATACACTGCCCGCCTTGAAACAGCACTGGATCGCGTGGCAAACGATGACCTGAGCCGCAGTGATTTGTTGTCTGCATTCTGGCGTGGTTTTCAGCCGCAGTTGAAAGCGGCGACGGAATACACGCTGACACAGATGAAGGCACGACCACAGGCAAAGCCGATTGGTGAAACCTGCCCTGAATGTGATGCTGATCTCGTCGAACGGCAGGGGTCTAACGGGGTATTTGTAGGTTGCTCGGCGTATCCCAAATGCAGCTACACGCGCAATGTCGAACACAAACCGCTCGTCTTGCATCCTGTGGAGGACTAG
- a CDS encoding putative iron-sulfur cluster-binding metallochaperone codes for MGKQKTTHDCCSPVNSEMQTEQKLAQMDVQPTGDSCCSPAVNTVQSPQGLPVTTKAGLCPTCNTKGKKVDGATVKSMLSISLREVRDIDYFFCREADCDTVYFSADGIQTFLTGDIRERVFQKEPNADDVFVCYCFRHTPDSIRAEMIETGSSTVVKEINAGIKAGQCACDWRNPQGSCCLGNVGQVVKRIKSEVIFVEA; via the coding sequence ATGGGAAAGCAAAAAACGACTCATGACTGCTGTTCACCAGTAAACAGCGAGATGCAAACAGAGCAAAAATTGGCGCAAATGGATGTACAACCTACTGGAGATAGTTGCTGTTCGCCCGCTGTCAACACCGTTCAATCACCGCAAGGTTTGCCAGTCACAACTAAAGCGGGGCTGTGTCCGACATGCAATACAAAAGGCAAAAAAGTGGATGGTGCAACCGTAAAATCCATGCTGTCTATCAGCCTGCGCGAAGTTAGAGATATTGACTACTTCTTCTGTCGTGAAGCGGACTGCGATACAGTCTATTTTAGCGCGGACGGGATACAAACATTCCTGACAGGTGACATCCGTGAACGTGTTTTTCAAAAAGAACCGAATGCTGATGATGTGTTTGTTTGCTACTGCTTCCGCCATACACCGGATAGTATTCGCGCTGAAATGATTGAAACCGGATCAAGTACAGTTGTGAAGGAAATTAACGCTGGTATCAAGGCGGGGCAATGTGCCTGTGACTGGCGTAACCCACAGGGGTCATGCTGTCTGGGCAATGTCGGGCAGGTCGTCAAGCGTATCAAATCTGAAGTTATTTTCGTCGAGGCATAA